In Phenylobacterium zucineum HLK1, one DNA window encodes the following:
- a CDS encoding glycine zipper domain-containing protein has protein sequence MPAKAPEPTPEEAAANDVAKISAEAQRVMTDAARRIEAAVQEGLEQLRAQSRVYADAAGQQIEEAGEYVSEQVRARPLAATGLALGVGVVIGLLLAQQSRR, from the coding sequence ATGCCCGCCAAGGCCCCCGAACCCACGCCCGAAGAGGCCGCCGCCAACGACGTGGCCAAGATCTCCGCCGAGGCCCAGCGCGTCATGACCGACGCGGCCAGACGCATCGAGGCGGCCGTGCAGGAAGGCCTCGAGCAGCTGCGCGCCCAGTCGCGCGTCTACGCCGACGCCGCCGGCCAGCAGATCGAGGAGGCGGGCGAGTACGTCAGCGAGCAGGTCCGCGCCCGCCCGCTGGCCGCCACCGGCCTGGCGCTCGGCGTCGGCGTGGTGATCGGGCTGCTGCTGGCCCAGCAGAGCCGCCGTTGA
- a CDS encoding diacylglycerol/lipid kinase family protein, with the protein MTAIRRVEVIVNVASGSVDADAPQEAEKILADAGVSANVCAPATDELGDCLRRAVDSAPDLLVVLAGDGTARAAAEMCGPEGPVLAPLPGGTMNMLPHAVYGARPWQDALTIALAQGEPRLIGGGVVEDHKFMVAAILGSPALWAPAREAARYGRKKLAWVRAKRAFRRAFTGRLRYALDQGPREKAEALIFMCPTTSRALADEEQALEAAAVNVNNAAQVFRLGINALVRDWRDDPAVESRRCRLARIWSAQGVPAVLDGESVRLKAVTEVRYEPAVARILAIPKDV; encoded by the coding sequence ATGACGGCGATCCGCCGCGTCGAGGTCATCGTCAACGTCGCCTCGGGCAGCGTCGACGCGGACGCCCCTCAGGAGGCCGAGAAGATCCTCGCCGACGCCGGCGTGAGCGCGAACGTCTGCGCGCCCGCGACGGACGAGCTGGGCGACTGCCTGCGCCGCGCCGTCGACTCCGCGCCCGACCTGCTGGTCGTGCTCGCCGGCGACGGCACGGCCCGCGCCGCGGCCGAAATGTGCGGGCCCGAGGGGCCGGTCCTCGCGCCCCTGCCGGGCGGGACGATGAACATGCTGCCGCATGCGGTCTACGGCGCCCGGCCGTGGCAGGACGCCCTGACCATCGCCCTCGCCCAGGGCGAGCCGCGGCTGATCGGCGGCGGAGTGGTCGAGGACCACAAGTTCATGGTGGCGGCGATCCTCGGCTCGCCGGCCCTGTGGGCCCCGGCCCGCGAGGCCGCGCGCTACGGCCGGAAGAAACTGGCCTGGGTCCGCGCCAAGCGGGCCTTCCGCAGGGCGTTCACCGGCCGGCTCCGCTACGCCCTCGACCAGGGCCCGCGCGAGAAGGCCGAGGCGCTGATCTTCATGTGCCCGACCACGTCGCGGGCGCTGGCCGACGAGGAGCAGGCGCTGGAAGCGGCCGCGGTCAACGTCAACAACGCCGCCCAGGTCTTCCGCCTGGGGATCAACGCTCTCGTCCGCGACTGGCGCGACGACCCCGCGGTCGAGAGCCGGCGCTGCCGCCTGGCGCGGATCTGGTCGGCCCAGGGCGTCCCGGCGGTGCTCGACGGGGAGTCCGTGCGGCTGAAGGCGGTCACCGAGGTCCGCTACGAGCCGGCGGTCGCCCGCATCCTCGCGATTCCGAAGGACGTCTGA
- a CDS encoding metallophosphoesterase family protein encodes MTIRLAHLSDIHFGGENPEAVAAAADMLRGERFDLVVVSGDLTRYGEAWEFEQAKAWLDGLPEQRLVTPGNHDAPYLAWAERIFAPFRRFERWIGAAPAQTWLAPGVAVRGINTARGAQPRLNWSKGQIARRQAEEAAAWFDTAPPDAVRIVVVHHPLIEMLGGPMTARVWGGEAAAAAFAGAKVDLVLSGHIHAPFTWPYPYGDGRTYAVGAGTLSVRERGVPPGFNIVEVEADCFRVTALAWTGSRYEPFRTWALDRRAAAP; translated from the coding sequence GTGACCATCCGGTTGGCGCACCTCTCGGACATCCATTTCGGAGGCGAGAACCCCGAGGCCGTCGCCGCGGCGGCCGACATGCTGCGCGGCGAGCGCTTCGACCTCGTGGTCGTCTCGGGGGACCTCACCCGCTACGGCGAGGCCTGGGAGTTCGAGCAGGCCAAGGCCTGGCTGGACGGCCTGCCCGAGCAGCGGCTGGTGACCCCGGGCAACCACGACGCCCCCTACCTTGCCTGGGCCGAGCGGATCTTCGCCCCCTTCCGCCGCTTCGAGCGCTGGATCGGCGCCGCCCCGGCCCAGACCTGGCTCGCCCCCGGCGTCGCCGTGCGCGGCATCAACACCGCCCGCGGCGCCCAGCCCCGGCTGAACTGGTCCAAGGGCCAGATCGCGCGTCGCCAGGCCGAGGAGGCCGCGGCCTGGTTTGATACGGCGCCGCCCGACGCCGTCCGGATCGTGGTCGTGCACCATCCGCTGATCGAGATGCTGGGCGGGCCGATGACGGCGAGGGTCTGGGGCGGCGAGGCGGCGGCCGCGGCGTTCGCCGGGGCCAAGGTGGACCTCGTCCTTTCGGGCCACATCCATGCGCCCTTCACCTGGCCCTACCCCTATGGCGACGGGCGAACCTATGCGGTGGGCGCGGGCACGCTGTCGGTGCGCGAGCGGGGCGTGCCGCCCGGCTTCAACATCGTCGAGGTGGAGGCGGACTGTTTCCGGGTCACCGCCCTGGCCTGGACCGGCTCGCGCTACGAGCCGTTCCGGACCTGGGCGCTCGATCGGCGCGCGGCGGCGCCTTAG
- a CDS encoding DUF1328 domain-containing protein: MLGWALTFLVVALIAGVLGFTTVAGAAVEIAKILFVVFLVLFLVSIVMHFVRGRGAGPLP; encoded by the coding sequence ATGCTCGGTTGGGCCCTGACCTTCCTGGTGGTCGCCCTGATCGCCGGCGTGCTCGGCTTCACGACGGTGGCCGGCGCGGCGGTCGAGATCGCCAAGATCCTGTTCGTCGTCTTCCTGGTGCTGTTCCTGGTTTCGATCGTGATGCACTTCGTCCGGGGACGCGGCGCAGGCCCGCTGCCTTAA
- the nepR gene encoding anti-sigma T factor NepR — protein sequence MIEQRPSPERTRPSAALDEARLRQQAIGVRLRQMFDEVVNEKVPDEFLDILRRADERGAGND from the coding sequence ATGATAGAACAACGTCCTTCACCGGAACGCACCCGGCCGTCCGCGGCCCTGGACGAAGCCCGCCTGCGTCAGCAGGCCATCGGCGTGCGCCTGCGCCAGATGTTCGACGAGGTGGTCAACGAGAAGGTTCCGGACGAGTTCCTGGACATCCTCCGGCGCGCCGACGAACGCGGAGCGGGGAACGACTGA
- the maiA gene encoding maleylacetoacetate isomerase gives MALSLHSYWRAGAPYRVRIGLNLKGLSYDYVPVNLLAGDQHRQAYKALNPQGLTPALVVDEALVLTQSLAILEWLEETHPEPPLLPRAAADRAVVRAMAGIVACDIHPLNNQRVLKALAGLGVDEAGRNAWAGRWIAAGFDALEPMIARHGRGFAFGETPTLADCCLIPQVYSAGRFDVDMEPWPAIRAVAEAAAVHPAFAAARPERQPDAA, from the coding sequence ATGGCGCTCTCGCTGCACAGCTACTGGCGGGCCGGGGCGCCCTACCGGGTCCGCATCGGCCTGAACCTGAAGGGCCTGTCCTACGACTACGTCCCGGTGAACCTGCTGGCCGGCGACCAGCACCGGCAGGCTTACAAGGCGCTCAACCCCCAGGGCCTGACGCCGGCCCTCGTCGTGGACGAGGCCCTGGTGCTGACCCAGAGCCTGGCCATCCTCGAATGGCTGGAGGAGACCCATCCCGAGCCGCCGCTGCTGCCCAGGGCGGCCGCCGACCGCGCCGTGGTGCGCGCCATGGCCGGGATCGTGGCCTGCGACATCCATCCGCTGAACAACCAGCGCGTCCTGAAGGCCCTAGCGGGCCTGGGCGTGGACGAGGCGGGCCGCAACGCCTGGGCCGGCCGCTGGATCGCCGCCGGCTTCGACGCGCTGGAGCCGATGATCGCCCGCCACGGGCGCGGCTTCGCCTTCGGCGAGACGCCGACCCTGGCCGACTGCTGCCTCATCCCGCAGGTCTATTCCGCCGGCCGCTTCGACGTGGACATGGAGCCTTGGCCCGCGATCCGCGCTGTGGCCGAGGCGGCCGCCGTTCACCCGGCCTTCGCCGCCGCCCGACCCGAACGCCAACCGGACGCCGCCTGA
- a CDS encoding fumarylacetoacetate hydrolase family protein — MAEFAIAPAPVPTVPVEGEAAAFPVRRILCVGQNYAAHRAEMGGDDRNPPFFFSKPADAVVPPGGDPAYPPATSNLHHEIELVAAIGKAGRDVSPAQALDLVFGYAVGVDLTRRDLQAAAKGKGQPWDSAKGFDQSAPVSAIRRWTGAPPQGRIRLSVNGETRQDATVADMIWNVAEIVSEASKLWALAPGDLIFTGTPEGVGPLVRGDGVEGEVDGVGALQFRVV; from the coding sequence ATGGCCGAGTTCGCGATCGCACCCGCCCCCGTCCCCACGGTCCCGGTCGAAGGGGAGGCGGCGGCGTTCCCGGTCCGGCGGATCCTCTGCGTGGGCCAGAACTACGCCGCGCACCGGGCCGAGATGGGCGGCGACGACCGCAACCCGCCGTTCTTCTTCTCCAAGCCCGCCGACGCCGTGGTCCCGCCCGGTGGCGATCCGGCCTATCCGCCGGCCACGTCCAACCTGCACCACGAGATCGAGCTGGTGGCCGCCATCGGCAAGGCGGGCCGCGACGTCAGCCCCGCCCAGGCCCTGGATCTCGTCTTCGGCTACGCCGTCGGCGTCGACCTGACCCGCCGCGACCTGCAGGCCGCCGCCAAGGGCAAGGGCCAGCCCTGGGACAGCGCCAAGGGCTTCGACCAGTCGGCCCCGGTCTCGGCGATCCGCCGCTGGACCGGCGCCCCGCCGCAGGGCCGCATCCGCCTCTCGGTCAACGGCGAGACCCGGCAAGACGCCACGGTCGCCGACATGATCTGGAACGTCGCCGAGATCGTCTCCGAGGCCTCCAAGCTCTGGGCCCTGGCGCCCGGCGACCTGATCTTCACCGGCACGCCCGAGGGCGTCGGCCCGCTGGTCCGCGGCGACGGGGTCGAGGGCGAGGTCGACGGCGTCGGCGCCCTGCAGTTCCGGGTGGTCTGA
- a CDS encoding CaiB/BaiF CoA transferase family protein: MSETEAARGPLAGLVVIEMGTLIAGPFCGQILGDFGAEVIKIEDPRKGDPMRQWGRSLPKGLSPWWPVIGRNKKSVGLDLRTPEGQEIARALIAGADVVVENFRPGAMEKWGLSYEALSAQNPRLIMARVSGFGQTGPYAQRAGYGLIGEAMGGLRYVTGEPDRPPARVGISIGDSLAAMHAAMGVLMALHHRDRTGRGQVIDAALYESVLAVMENLVTEYDLTGYVRERSGSVLPGIAPSNAYPCAGGELILIGGNGDTVFARLTEAMGRPDLRTDPRFADHAGRGKHQAELDAIIAEWTGGQALPDLLALLEEKGVPASRMFRAPDMLEDPQYRAREAIVETPHPVFGQVKMQNVFPKLSDTPGRVRWPGPELGQHTDEVLAERAGCTAERLAELRRKGVV; this comes from the coding sequence ATGAGCGAAACCGAAGCCGCGCGCGGTCCGCTGGCCGGGCTGGTGGTGATCGAAATGGGGACCCTGATCGCCGGTCCCTTCTGCGGGCAGATCCTGGGCGACTTCGGCGCCGAGGTGATCAAGATCGAGGACCCGCGCAAGGGCGACCCCATGCGCCAGTGGGGCCGCAGCCTGCCCAAGGGCCTGTCCCCCTGGTGGCCGGTGATCGGGCGCAACAAGAAGTCGGTCGGCCTCGACCTGCGCACCCCCGAGGGGCAGGAGATCGCCCGCGCCCTGATCGCCGGCGCCGACGTGGTGGTGGAGAACTTCCGCCCCGGCGCGATGGAGAAGTGGGGGCTGTCGTACGAGGCCCTGTCGGCGCAGAACCCCCGGCTGATCATGGCCCGGGTCTCTGGGTTCGGGCAGACCGGCCCCTACGCCCAGCGCGCCGGCTACGGCCTGATCGGCGAGGCCATGGGCGGCCTGCGCTACGTCACCGGCGAGCCCGACCGTCCGCCGGCCCGCGTCGGAATCTCCATCGGCGATTCCCTGGCGGCCATGCACGCGGCCATGGGCGTCCTGATGGCGCTGCACCACCGCGATCGCACCGGACGCGGTCAGGTGATCGACGCGGCCCTCTACGAGAGCGTCCTGGCCGTCATGGAGAACCTGGTCACCGAATACGACCTGACGGGCTATGTGCGCGAGCGGTCCGGCTCGGTCCTGCCCGGCATCGCCCCGTCGAACGCCTACCCCTGCGCGGGCGGCGAGCTGATCCTGATCGGCGGCAACGGCGACACCGTCTTCGCCCGCCTGACCGAGGCCATGGGCCGGCCCGACCTGAGGACCGATCCGCGGTTCGCGGACCACGCCGGCCGCGGAAAACATCAGGCCGAGCTGGACGCCATCATCGCCGAGTGGACCGGCGGCCAGGCCCTGCCCGACCTGCTGGCCTTGCTGGAGGAGAAGGGCGTGCCGGCCAGCCGCATGTTCCGCGCCCCCGACATGCTGGAGGACCCGCAGTACCGCGCCCGCGAGGCCATCGTGGAGACGCCCCACCCGGTGTTCGGCCAGGTGAAGATGCAGAACGTGTTCCCGAAGCTGTCGGACACCCCCGGGCGGGTGCGCTGGCCGGGGCCCGAGCTGGGCCAGCACACCGACGAGGTGCTGGCGGAGCGGGCCGGCTGCACGGCCGAGCGGCTGGCCGAGCTGCGCCGCAAGGGCGTGGTCTGA
- the phyR gene encoding anti-anti sigma factor/receiver protein PhyR, giving the protein MSLLARLAPHLPYVRRYARALTGDQATGDHYVRVALEALAAGERVLESSMTPRVALYHVFHAIWCTSGAQLEGPQEEDVSADDTTRRLMRIAPRSRQAFLLTALEGFTPSEAAQILGAEFPEVEKLIAEAQAEIDAELATDVLIIEDEPVIAADIEALVKELGHTVVDIAATRTEAVDAVARKTPGLVLADIQLADGSSGIDAVKDILARYDVPVIFITAFPERLLTGERPEPTFLITKPFQPETVKAAIGQALFFHPRKANKQAA; this is encoded by the coding sequence TTGAGTCTTCTAGCCCGACTGGCGCCGCATCTGCCCTACGTGCGCCGTTACGCCCGCGCGCTGACGGGGGATCAGGCCACCGGCGACCATTATGTGCGGGTCGCCCTCGAGGCGCTCGCCGCGGGCGAGCGGGTCCTGGAATCCAGCATGACCCCGCGCGTGGCGCTGTACCACGTGTTCCACGCCATCTGGTGCACCTCGGGCGCCCAGCTCGAGGGGCCGCAGGAAGAGGACGTGTCGGCCGACGACACCACGCGGCGGCTGATGCGCATCGCCCCGCGCTCGCGCCAGGCCTTCCTGCTCACCGCCCTCGAGGGCTTCACCCCGTCCGAGGCCGCCCAGATCCTGGGCGCCGAGTTCCCCGAGGTCGAGAAGCTGATCGCCGAGGCCCAGGCCGAGATCGACGCCGAGCTGGCCACCGACGTCCTGATCATCGAGGACGAGCCGGTGATCGCCGCCGACATCGAGGCGCTGGTCAAGGAGCTGGGCCACACGGTGGTGGACATCGCCGCCACCCGCACCGAGGCGGTGGACGCCGTCGCCCGCAAGACGCCGGGTCTGGTGCTGGCCGACATCCAGCTCGCCGACGGCTCGTCGGGCATCGACGCGGTGAAGGACATCCTCGCCCGCTACGACGTGCCGGTGATCTTCATCACCGCGTTCCCCGAGCGCCTGCTGACAGGGGAGCGGCCCGAGCCGACCTTCCTGATCACCAAGCCGTTCCAGCCCGAGACGGTGAAGGCGGCCATCGGCCAGGCGCTGTTCTTCCATCCGCGCAAGGCGAACAAACAGGCCGCCTGA
- a CDS encoding HWE histidine kinase domain-containing protein, translating to MTRRERARSPDRRRLDLALQAAGLGEFEWDLDRDVFVVSERMAAITGMPAGEMEARRGEAMDAYVHPEDLEALRRRRAEDLARHDSFEAEFRQIRPDDGRAICVRAAGIVERDAAGRPVGVTGVVEDVTARRREEDQRQELMAELDHRVKNVLATVQALAIQTGKRTTSLPAFLQTFGGRLKAMASANELLTAARWRGAAVDHLVAGALSALAPGQTSAEGPELFLTPRAANALSLALHELAANAVKFGALSTDVGRVDVRWVRLPGGGFELTWTETGGPRVKPPARRGFGSTLIEQVTGRELNGEASVAYEPAGVRARLRAGPQAIAPRPETVPEVAAPRPVETVVTSSGPASLKGARVLIVEDAVLLALELETGLSEAGAEVVGPAYELEEAMALLDRPIDAAVLDANLNGRSVMPVAEALARRKVPFVFATGYGDAGGAPGGFAAPVIRKPYDVTQVAAAVAELLATT from the coding sequence ATGACGCGCCGAGAGCGGGCCCGCAGCCCCGACCGCCGCCGGCTCGACCTGGCCTTGCAGGCCGCCGGCCTGGGCGAGTTCGAGTGGGACCTGGACCGCGATGTCTTCGTGGTCAGCGAGCGCATGGCCGCGATCACCGGCATGCCCGCGGGCGAGATGGAGGCCCGGCGCGGCGAGGCGATGGACGCCTACGTGCATCCCGAGGACCTGGAGGCGCTGCGCCGCCGCCGCGCCGAGGACCTCGCCCGGCACGACAGCTTCGAGGCCGAGTTCCGCCAGATCCGCCCCGACGACGGGCGGGCCATCTGCGTGCGCGCGGCCGGGATCGTCGAGCGGGACGCGGCGGGACGGCCGGTGGGCGTCACCGGCGTCGTCGAGGACGTCACCGCCCGCCGGCGCGAGGAGGACCAGCGCCAGGAGCTGATGGCCGAGCTGGACCATCGGGTGAAGAACGTGCTGGCGACCGTCCAGGCTCTGGCGATCCAGACCGGCAAGCGCACGACCTCGCTGCCGGCCTTCCTGCAGACCTTCGGCGGCCGGCTGAAGGCCATGGCCTCGGCGAACGAGTTGCTGACGGCGGCGCGCTGGCGCGGGGCGGCGGTGGATCACCTGGTGGCCGGCGCCCTGTCGGCCCTGGCCCCCGGCCAGACCAGCGCCGAGGGGCCCGAGCTGTTCCTGACCCCGCGGGCCGCCAACGCCCTGTCGCTGGCCTTGCACGAACTGGCGGCCAACGCGGTGAAGTTCGGCGCCCTGTCGACCGACGTGGGCCGGGTGGACGTCCGCTGGGTGCGGCTGCCGGGCGGCGGATTCGAGCTCACCTGGACCGAGACCGGCGGCCCGCGCGTCAAGCCGCCGGCCCGCCGCGGCTTCGGCTCGACGCTGATCGAGCAGGTCACCGGCCGCGAGCTGAACGGCGAGGCCTCAGTGGCGTACGAGCCTGCGGGCGTGCGGGCGCGGCTGCGGGCCGGTCCCCAGGCGATCGCGCCGCGGCCCGAGACCGTCCCCGAGGTCGCCGCCCCGCGCCCGGTGGAGACGGTGGTCACCTCCTCCGGGCCGGCGAGCCTGAAGGGCGCGCGGGTGCTGATCGTCGAGGATGCGGTGCTTCTGGCCCTGGAGCTGGAGACGGGTCTGTCCGAGGCCGGCGCCGAGGTCGTGGGGCCGGCCTACGAGCTGGAGGAGGCGATGGCCCTGCTGGACCGGCCGATCGACGCGGCGGTCCTCGACGCCAACCTCAACGGACGCTCGGTCATGCCGGTGGCGGAGGCCCTGGCGCGGCGCAAGGTGCCCTTCGTCTTCGCCACCGGCTACGGCGACGCGGGCGGCGCTCCCGGCGGGTTCGCGGCCCCGGTGATCCGCAAGCCCTACGACGTCACCCAGGTGGCCGCGGCGGTGGCCGAGCTGCTCGCGACGACCTGA
- a CDS encoding OmpA family protein, with protein MAIAAAGVALAGCQTVRDARDRLVKAPPRCEDQTVQIYFEPGQAEVTPEGRRVIAEAAAQARGCAVRRVSVLGLADAAGDPSANLELSKKRAQSVTAALAQARLPAAEFQVAAAGQQGATTPAGQAAPLRRRADVTLHLERP; from the coding sequence GTGGCGATCGCGGCAGCGGGAGTGGCCCTGGCGGGCTGCCAGACGGTGCGCGACGCCCGCGATCGGCTGGTGAAGGCGCCGCCGCGCTGCGAGGACCAGACGGTGCAGATCTATTTCGAGCCCGGCCAGGCCGAGGTGACCCCCGAGGGGCGACGGGTGATCGCCGAGGCCGCCGCCCAGGCGCGCGGCTGCGCGGTGCGGCGGGTGAGCGTGCTGGGCCTGGCGGACGCCGCCGGCGACCCCAGCGCCAACCTCGAGCTGTCGAAGAAGCGGGCCCAGTCGGTCACCGCGGCCCTGGCCCAGGCGCGTCTGCCGGCGGCCGAGTTCCAGGTGGCGGCGGCGGGTCAGCAGGGGGCCACGACCCCGGCCGGCCAAGCCGCGCCGCTGCGCCGGCGCGCCGACGTGACCCTGCACCTGGAACGACCCTAG
- a CDS encoding YMGG-like glycine zipper-containing protein, protein MLKPLIALAGAGVLASACTATGNTEGNAVGGAALGALTGAAIGAVSGDVGVGTGAAVGAGVGAVAGAVKGCREDGGCGAAPANRRQYYDERAGRYYYYDPGTGRYYWENGSPR, encoded by the coding sequence ATGCTCAAGCCTCTTATCGCCCTCGCGGGCGCAGGCGTGCTGGCCAGCGCCTGCACCGCCACTGGGAACACCGAAGGTAACGCCGTCGGCGGCGCTGCGCTCGGCGCCCTGACCGGGGCCGCCATCGGCGCGGTGTCGGGCGACGTCGGCGTCGGCACGGGCGCTGCGGTCGGCGCCGGCGTGGGCGCCGTGGCCGGGGCCGTGAAGGGCTGCCGCGAAGACGGCGGCTGCGGCGCGGCGCCGGCGAACCGCCGCCAGTACTACGACGAGCGCGCGGGCCGGTACTATTACTACGACCCGGGCACGGGCCGTTATTACTGGGAGAACGGCTCGCCCCGCTGA
- a CDS encoding sigma-70 family RNA polymerase sigma factor, whose translation MAAPDETKPRTDDEAFKRELVQLIPHLRAFARTLCGDPAAADDLAQDAMMKAWDARQSFQMGTNMKAWTFMILRNQFYSEKRRSWRQSQLDQEAAERTLVAVDDPEAPVALDELRQGLAMLPPEQREALILVGAGGFAYEEAADICGCAVGTVKSRVSRARRALHAILDEGAYDRDGAAASDAMRSILADAERLSTVR comes from the coding sequence ATGGCCGCTCCCGACGAGACGAAACCTCGCACCGACGACGAGGCCTTCAAGCGTGAGCTGGTGCAGCTCATCCCGCACCTGCGCGCCTTCGCCCGCACGCTGTGCGGCGATCCCGCCGCGGCCGACGACCTGGCGCAGGACGCCATGATGAAGGCCTGGGACGCGCGCCAGAGCTTCCAGATGGGCACCAACATGAAGGCCTGGACCTTCATGATCCTCCGCAACCAGTTCTATTCCGAGAAGCGCCGCTCGTGGCGGCAGAGCCAGCTCGACCAGGAGGCCGCCGAGCGGACCCTGGTGGCCGTGGACGATCCCGAGGCCCCGGTGGCCCTGGACGAGCTGCGGCAGGGCCTGGCCATGCTCCCGCCGGAACAGCGCGAGGCGCTGATCCTGGTGGGCGCCGGCGGCTTCGCCTACGAGGAGGCCGCCGACATCTGCGGCTGCGCCGTGGGCACGGTGAAGAGCCGGGTCAGCCGCGCCCGGCGCGCGCTGCACGCGATCCTGGACGAGGGCGCGTACGACCGCGACGGCGCCGCCGCCAGCGACGCCATGCGCTCTATCCTGGCGGATGCGGAGCGGCTAAGCACCGTCCGGTAA
- the phyK gene encoding sensor histidine kinase PhyK, translating into MKLRLSKGSLSTIRVRLIAALAAALLPVLVLGVLQSVIGFQREGRVLRENLGFAAERSAATARARMESADVLLQTLAPGAVGFQCAQRLDQVTRRIPGYLNLVRFDRQGRVVCAAGSVPADPQRSARPWFLQLQAGDQLAITRDPGSAYAAEPAVLTAVRAAAPDGRFDGAFVAVIALSSLQPSVTDPSLPRGAEVGLVERTGRYITMTKPSAFPALPQDWRAQVKAQGSLVWYGRDAEGRRRVYSAAPVVGDEVYVVLSANSPGILSWAWLNPLTGILFPLLTFALALAAVSVVTDRVVVRWIAYLQRIAALYARGRLSVRPVQAEQMPPEIRDLAETMEDMADAIVGRDASLRDSLAQKDALMREIHHRVKNNLQVISSLLNMQQRSLSDPAARSAMSDTRQRITALALIYRALYQGPDLKRVDLRPFLEELTAQLVSGDLVHGPAVRTEMAVEPLVIDPDRLAPLALFAVEAITNAQKHAFAARGGVLSVSFSVRGDEAELAISDDGQVSDEALAAAGVGRTLMTAFARQLRGRAELVRNGRGGVTARLVFPTPAADLPHGAASGGPAGNQAAA; encoded by the coding sequence TTGAAACTCCGCCTGTCCAAGGGATCGCTGAGCACGATCCGGGTCCGCCTGATCGCGGCCCTGGCGGCTGCGCTGCTGCCCGTGCTGGTGCTGGGCGTGCTGCAGTCGGTGATCGGCTTCCAGCGCGAAGGCCGCGTGCTGCGCGAGAACCTCGGCTTCGCCGCCGAGCGGAGCGCGGCCACGGCGCGCGCGCGAATGGAAAGCGCCGACGTGCTGCTGCAGACGCTCGCCCCGGGCGCGGTCGGCTTCCAGTGCGCCCAGCGGCTCGACCAGGTGACGCGGCGGATCCCCGGCTACCTCAACCTCGTCCGGTTCGACCGGCAGGGACGGGTGGTCTGCGCGGCCGGCTCGGTCCCGGCCGACCCGCAGCGATCCGCCCGCCCCTGGTTCCTCCAGCTCCAGGCGGGCGACCAGCTCGCCATCACCCGCGACCCCGGCTCGGCCTATGCGGCCGAGCCGGCGGTGCTGACCGCGGTGCGCGCCGCCGCGCCGGACGGCCGGTTCGACGGCGCCTTCGTGGCGGTGATCGCGCTCTCCAGCCTGCAGCCCTCGGTGACCGACCCCTCGCTGCCGCGCGGCGCCGAGGTGGGGCTGGTCGAGCGCACCGGGCGCTACATCACCATGACCAAGCCCAGCGCCTTCCCGGCCCTGCCGCAGGACTGGCGCGCGCAGGTCAAGGCCCAGGGTTCGCTCGTCTGGTACGGCCGCGACGCCGAGGGGCGCCGACGGGTCTATTCCGCCGCCCCGGTGGTGGGCGACGAGGTCTATGTGGTGCTGTCGGCCAACTCGCCGGGCATCCTCTCGTGGGCCTGGCTGAACCCGCTGACCGGCATCCTCTTCCCGCTGCTGACCTTCGCCCTCGCCCTGGCCGCGGTGTCCGTGGTGACCGACCGGGTCGTGGTGCGCTGGATCGCCTATCTGCAGCGGATCGCGGCGCTCTACGCCCGCGGCCGGCTGAGCGTGCGCCCGGTGCAGGCCGAGCAGATGCCGCCCGAGATCCGCGACCTGGCCGAGACCATGGAGGACATGGCCGACGCCATCGTCGGGCGCGACGCCTCCCTGCGCGACAGCCTGGCGCAGAAGGACGCGCTGATGCGCGAGATCCACCACCGGGTGAAGAACAACCTGCAGGTCATCTCGTCCCTCTTGAACATGCAGCAGCGGTCGCTGTCCGACCCGGCCGCCCGCTCGGCGATGAGCGACACGCGCCAGCGGATCACGGCCCTCGCCCTGATCTACCGGGCGCTCTACCAGGGCCCGGACCTGAAGCGCGTCGACCTGCGCCCGTTCCTCGAGGAGCTGACGGCGCAGCTCGTCTCGGGCGATCTGGTGCACGGCCCGGCGGTGCGCACCGAGATGGCCGTCGAGCCGCTGGTGATCGATCCCGACCGCCTCGCCCCGCTCGCCCTGTTCGCCGTCGAGGCGATCACCAACGCCCAGAAGCACGCCTTCGCCGCGCGCGGCGGCGTGCTGAGCGTGAGCTTCAGCGTCCGCGGCGACGAAGCCGAGCTCGCCATCTCGGACGACGGCCAGGTCAGCGACGAGGCCCTGGCGGCGGCCGGCGTCGGCCGCACGCTGATGACCGCCTTCGCGCGCCAGCTGCGCGGCCGGGCCGAGCTGGTGCGCAACGGCCGCGGCGGGGTCACCGCCCGGCTGGTCTTCCCGACGCCGGCCGCCGACCTGCCGCACGGCGCCGCCTCCGGGGGACCGGCGGGGAACCAGGCTGCGGCCTAG